The proteins below are encoded in one region of Flavobacterium nackdongense:
- a CDS encoding helix-turn-helix domain-containing protein has translation MDNQDKKSILITFGANLRQLRLAKGFTQEQLANELGVEISQISRIERGVINTSVTTLYAISKTLQIDVSEFFIFDN, from the coding sequence GTGGATAATCAAGATAAAAAAAGCATATTAATTACTTTTGGAGCTAATCTTCGTCAGCTTCGTTTAGCAAAAGGGTTCACTCAAGAACAATTGGCAAACGAACTCGGTGTAGAAATCTCTCAAATAAGTAGAATTGAAAGAGGTGTTATAAACACTTCTGTAACAACTCTATATGCTATTTCTAAAACTTTACAAATTGATGTTTCAGAGTTTTTTATTTTTGATAACTAA
- a CDS encoding leucine-rich repeat domain-containing protein, which yields MKSIFTFLLVCVFSLVTKAEVSVTEKNALIQLYKATNGANWITKWDLKAPVSSWFGVKVQEDKVIAIQLQKNNLVGTIPSSIGDLKSLEMLNLSFNKLSGAIPASIGELSSLKSLSMFMNTLSGTIPTEIGKLSNLETLSLYNNDIQGQIPVSLYELKKLKTLYLNSNKLSGTLDAAIATMTSLEQLSLFDNKMVGNVPFDIAKLSNLKEMNISYNQFSGFVTKDLAKLDMLNMTMVNDRGIAQALKVTSDKNTAIASED from the coding sequence ATGAAAAGTATTTTTACCTTTTTATTAGTTTGTGTATTTTCGTTAGTAACGAAGGCTGAAGTTTCAGTTACTGAAAAAAATGCCCTTATTCAATTGTATAAAGCTACAAATGGAGCTAACTGGATAACAAAATGGGATTTGAAAGCACCCGTTTCTTCTTGGTTTGGTGTAAAAGTGCAGGAGGATAAGGTAATTGCTATTCAATTGCAAAAAAACAATTTAGTGGGAACGATTCCTTCTTCGATTGGTGATTTAAAATCCTTAGAAATGCTTAATTTATCATTTAATAAACTGTCAGGTGCTATTCCCGCTTCAATTGGGGAGTTGAGTTCATTGAAAAGTTTGTCGATGTTTATGAATACTCTTTCAGGAACCATCCCAACCGAAATCGGAAAATTAAGTAATTTAGAGACTTTGTCTTTGTATAATAATGACATCCAAGGTCAGATTCCAGTGAGTCTTTACGAATTGAAAAAGCTGAAAACACTTTATTTAAACAGCAATAAACTTTCAGGAACTTTGGACGCGGCTATTGCTACCATGACTAGCCTCGAACAATTAAGTTTGTTCGACAATAAAATGGTTGGAAACGTTCCTTTTGATATTGCGAAATTAAGTAATTTAAAAGAAATGAATATTTCTTACAATCAATTTAGTGGTTTTGTTACTAAAGACTTAGCTAAATTAGATATGTTAAATATGACGATGGTTAATGATCGAGGAATAGCACAGGCGTTGAAAGTGACCTCTGATAAAAATACTGCCATCGCATCTGAAGATTAA
- a CDS encoding DUF1761 domain-containing protein — protein MEFNFLAILIAAISTFLVGFVWYNPKVFGTIWMKEAGLTAEQMRKPNMLKIFGLTFIYSLMLAFIMPVLVIHQMGPLGMIGGFDFITSAKPSYTAFMTDYGDAFRTYKHGALHGFISGIFIGLPIISINGLFEQKSWKYMAIHAGYWLVIMTIMGSIICGWK, from the coding sequence ATGGAATTTAACTTTTTAGCTATTTTAATCGCTGCAATTTCTACTTTTTTAGTTGGTTTTGTATGGTACAATCCCAAGGTTTTTGGAACAATTTGGATGAAAGAAGCCGGTTTGACAGCCGAACAAATGAGGAAACCTAATATGCTTAAAATATTTGGCCTCACCTTCATCTACTCGTTGATGTTAGCTTTTATTATGCCTGTTTTAGTAATTCATCAAATGGGTCCCTTGGGAATGATTGGCGGTTTTGATTTTATTACTTCGGCTAAACCATCGTACACGGCTTTTATGACAGACTATGGCGACGCTTTCCGAACCTACAAACACGGCGCTCTTCACGGCTTTATTTCTGGTATTTTTATCGGCCTACCCATAATTTCGATCAATGGTTTGTTCGAACAAAAAAGTTGGAAATATATGGCAATACACGCAGGATACTGGCTCGTAATTATGACCATTATGGGTTCAATCATTTGCGGCTGGAAATAA
- a CDS encoding site-specific integrase, translated as MKNQSIKILFLISATRINKKGLVPLICRITYIGKRRSFASGIFINPCNWHSSLQIAKPPGNENNLINTQLSLIKQEINQAFLFLKVQKMQFDVDDIYLKYKGVDVKPSKTLMEVFTIHNAKMNLLIGIEYTKSTYSKFIEAKQHTEDFLFYHYKKKNVLLENINLKFLDDFDFYLKTQKGFKQITINKSIQRVRKIIKLAIAEGFIVTDPFLLYKPKKVFNNVIYLTTEELLGLENYNFSQPRLDQVRDLFIFCCYTGLPYQEMATLTKKNIIKKFDDKLWIDMFRMKTKKQLTIPLLPKAISILEKYQNNKNILPLISNQKFNSYIKEIAEIIGIEKNLTHHIARKTFATTVLLYNDVPMEIVSELLGHSKISTTQEHYAKVVQKKVSQEMSKLSQKLKVI; from the coding sequence ATGAAAAATCAATCAATTAAAATATTGTTTCTAATTTCTGCTACAAGAATAAATAAAAAAGGATTAGTTCCTTTAATTTGCAGAATTACGTATATAGGTAAAAGAAGATCATTTGCTTCGGGAATTTTTATCAATCCTTGTAACTGGCATAGTAGTCTTCAAATTGCTAAACCGCCTGGTAATGAAAATAATCTCATAAATACTCAACTGAGCCTGATTAAGCAAGAAATTAATCAGGCTTTTTTATTTCTAAAAGTTCAAAAAATGCAATTTGATGTTGATGATATTTACTTAAAATACAAAGGAGTAGATGTTAAACCTTCAAAAACATTAATGGAAGTTTTTACAATTCATAATGCCAAAATGAATTTACTTATTGGAATTGAATACACTAAATCCACTTATTCCAAATTTATTGAAGCCAAACAACATACTGAGGATTTTTTGTTCTATCACTATAAGAAGAAAAATGTTTTACTTGAAAATATAAATTTAAAATTCTTAGATGATTTTGATTTTTATCTTAAAACTCAAAAAGGATTTAAACAAATTACTATTAATAAAAGTATACAGAGGGTAAGAAAAATTATTAAATTAGCTATTGCAGAGGGATTTATTGTTACAGATCCATTTTTACTTTACAAACCTAAAAAAGTATTTAACAACGTTATTTATTTAACTACGGAAGAGTTACTTGGTTTGGAAAATTACAATTTTTCACAGCCTAGGTTAGATCAAGTTAGAGACTTATTTATATTTTGTTGTTATACTGGATTGCCATATCAAGAAATGGCGACTCTAACAAAAAAGAATATTATAAAAAAATTTGACGATAAACTTTGGATTGATATGTTTAGGATGAAAACGAAAAAGCAACTTACTATACCGTTACTGCCAAAAGCAATTTCAATACTGGAAAAGTACCAAAATAATAAAAATATACTTCCGCTAATCAGCAATCAAAAATTCAATTCATATATCAAAGAGATTGCAGAAATCATTGGTATTGAAAAAAACCTCACACACCACATTGCAAGAAAAACTTTTGCTACTACGGTTTTACTTTACAATGATGTGCCAATGGAAATTGTTTCAGAATTATTGGGACATTCCAAAATTTCTACAACTCAGGAACATTATGCGAAAGTAGTTCAAAAGAAAGTAAGTCAAGAAATGTCTAAACTATCACAAAAACTGAAAGTTATTTAA
- a CDS encoding GNAT family N-acetyltransferase → MKTPLDITIYQSVAELPASWNDLAHENIFLSKEYLEVLELSAPSNMHCHFIGLFKAGALVGIAISQLLDLNQLASFGERDQCVKTAVRNVFFNKFCSHILIIGNNMLTGQNAFAFSNKIEASELLVGLKLAAEKLKNLFKTKGLKVHITTYKDFPEKDLTAFQQAEFQDNFQYSTQPNMIFDIPNHWQSEQDYIEALTKKYRDQYKRARKKAQGVEKRKMHLDDIIKHEETIYDLYYHVAENAHFNTFFLAKNHFRTFKELLKDKFLFYGYFLDGKLIGFNTLIKNGAVMDTYFLGYDDSIQRDKMLYLNMLYDMVAYSINKGFEEIIFARTALEIKSSIGAKPQKMYGFAKHSNAFADLFFEKVYGYLEPEIVWKERNPFK, encoded by the coding sequence TTGAAAACACCACTAGACATAACCATTTACCAATCTGTTGCCGAACTTCCTGCAAGCTGGAATGATTTGGCCCATGAAAATATTTTCCTCAGCAAAGAATACTTAGAAGTGCTGGAACTATCCGCTCCATCTAATATGCATTGCCATTTTATCGGATTGTTCAAAGCTGGAGCATTGGTAGGTATTGCTATTTCACAATTGTTAGATTTGAACCAATTGGCTTCTTTTGGAGAACGCGATCAATGTGTAAAAACCGCAGTTCGGAATGTTTTTTTCAATAAATTTTGTTCCCATATTCTAATCATTGGCAACAATATGCTTACAGGACAAAATGCGTTTGCTTTTTCGAATAAAATAGAGGCGTCTGAGCTCTTAGTAGGACTCAAATTGGCTGCCGAAAAATTAAAAAACCTATTCAAAACCAAAGGATTGAAGGTCCACATTACCACTTACAAAGACTTTCCCGAAAAAGATTTAACCGCATTTCAGCAGGCGGAATTCCAAGACAACTTTCAATATTCTACCCAACCCAATATGATTTTCGACATTCCCAATCACTGGCAATCGGAACAAGATTATATTGAGGCTTTGACCAAAAAATACCGTGATCAATACAAACGCGCTCGTAAAAAAGCGCAAGGTGTCGAAAAAAGGAAAATGCATTTAGACGATATCATTAAACACGAAGAAACCATCTATGATTTGTATTATCATGTAGCTGAAAATGCCCATTTCAATACCTTTTTCTTAGCGAAAAACCATTTCAGAACCTTCAAAGAACTACTCAAAGACAAGTTTCTTTTTTATGGCTATTTTCTGGATGGAAAATTAATTGGCTTTAATACGTTAATCAAAAACGGCGCGGTTATGGACACCTACTTTTTGGGATATGACGATAGCATTCAAAGAGATAAAATGCTCTATTTGAATATGCTATACGACATGGTCGCCTATTCTATCAACAAAGGCTTTGAAGAAATTATTTTTGCAAGAACTGCCCTAGAAATAAAGAGCTCCATCGGTGCAAAACCACAAAAAATGTATGGATTTGCCAAACACAGCAACGCTTTTGCAGACTTATTTTTCGAAAAAGTGTATGGCTATTTGGAGCCAGAAATAGTCTGGAAAGAGCGAAATCCCTTTAAATAA